TTTAATCGGCGATAAGATTTCTGATAAGAAACTTTTTAAGTTTCTCAAAACTTACGCTCTTACCGGATATGATTTTGATTCTACGATGACTCGTATCGGTGCAATGAACTTAATGCTTCACGGAATTGATAATCCGAATATCCGTTACACTGATACATTATCCAAAGCCTATAATGAAAAAGAATTGTATGATATAGTTCTTGCTAATCCTCCGTTTAAGGGATCGATTGATGAAACGGATGTTAATCCAAGATTTAAAACCAAAACCAAAAAGACAGAGCTTCTCTTTGTTGAATTAATTTGTGATTTGCTGGTAACGGGTGGTAGGGCTGCAGTAATTGTTCCCGATGGTGTTCTGTTTGGAACGAGTAATGCGCACATTGATGTCCGCAAAATACTGATTGATAAATGCAAGCTTGAAGGAATTATTTCAATGCCATCAGGTGTGTTTAAACCTTATGCTGGTGTATCAACAGCAGTTGTTGTTTTTCAGAAAGGTGGAATTACAGATAATGTTTGGTTCTACAATATGGAAGCGGATGGTTTTTCTCTTGATGATAAGCGAAATAAAACTGACAAGAATGATATTCCGGATATTATTCAACATTGGAATGTTGGGCAATTCGCTGAATCGCATAATATTCGAAACAGCGTTTCGACCTACACAAAAGCAATACAGGTTAGTGTAAAAGATATTAGAGAAAACAAATACGATCTATCAATCTCCCGATACAAACCTATAGAGTATGAAGAAGTTGTATATGAAAAGTCAGATGTTTTAATGGATAAAGTATTAAATTTGGAAAAAGAAATAGCTGAAGATATTAAATCAATTAAAAAAATGTTATCCTGAAGAATGAAATCATTTCAAAACAATTATATCGAATCAATTCCAATTACACATAATGTTTTACAGACAATAAGATTGATTGGTGAATTTAAAGGTAAGCAGGACCTGTTCAAAGAACAGTCACCCCAGCTACTAGAAACATTAAAGCAGACTGCAATAATTCAAAGCATTGAATCATCAAACAGAATTGAAGGAATATCCGCACCGTTAGAAAGAATTAAAGCTATAGTTGCAGAAAAGACAACGCCTGCGAACAGATCAGAGCAGGAAATTGCTGGCTATAGAAATGTTCTTAATACAATTCATTCCAGTTATGAGCACATACCGATAACATCAAATATAGTTTTACAATTCCACAGAGATATTTATGCGCTATCTGCAATGCCGGGCGGTAACTGGAAAGCTACTGAAAATGAAATTGCGGAAGTTTATCCTGACGGAAGTAAAGTTGTAAGATTCAAACCTGTATCAGCTTTTGAAACCCCATCTGCAATGGATACGCTTAATACTTTATATAAATCTGAAATGGATAGATCACAGCTTGAACCTTTATTAATTATTGCAACTTATGTTTTTGATTTTCTTTGTATTCATCCTTTTAATGATGGTAATGGCAGAATGTCTCGCTTACTTTCACTTTTGTTATTGTATAAATCCGGTTATGAAGTTGGAAGATTTATAAGTCTTGAAAAATTAATTGAAGATAACAAAGAAAGCTATTATGATGCTCTTAATAAATCATCTCAAGGTTGGCACGAAGGCAAGCATAATTTACTTCCATGGTGGGAATATTTTCTTGGAATTTTACTTAAAGCATACAGAGATTTTGAAAGTAGAGTTGGACTTATTTCATCTGCCCGTGGTGGTAAAACGGCGATTGTTCTTGATGTAATTAAAAATCTAAACGGTGAATTCACAGTTCAGGATCTTCTTGATAAATGTCCTACAATTAAAATTGACCTTATTAGGAAAGTATTACAAAAGGAAAGAGACAAAGGAAGAGTAGATTGTTCCGGGCGGGGACCTGATGCAAAATGGAGAAAACTTTAGTTAATTAAGAACATTCTTAATAATTAGGTATTGAAACGCAGTTCATTCCTATATGATTGCGTTTATGGACTATTTTCAAAGTGTTTTCTTATAAGCTCAAATTGGATTTAATTAGGTATTATCTCAGTTAATTAGGTAATGAAAAGCAGTTATTACCTATATACGTTTGTTTTTAAGCAATTTTCGTACTATTCAACAAATATTATCATATATACATTAACGTTATCAAATAAGCAGGACGTGATTACATTTATATGAAAAAGAGCGAAAGCGGCTGGCAGGTTAAATATTTTGGGGAGGTTGCTTCTGTAAAGACAGGTTATCCATTCGATTCAAAGTTATTCAACGAAGTTGAGGGATTTCCAATAATTCGAATTAGAGATATTAAACGTGGAGCTACATCTACTTATTATAAAGGTGAAATTTTACAAGATTATCTAATCAAAAAAGGTGATTATTTAATTGGGATGGATGGAGAATTTAATTTAGCTGAGTGGAAATCTGAAGAGGCCTTATTGAACCAGCGAGCTTGTAAAATTGTTTTTGATGATCAGTTAATCAATCCTAAATATGGATTTTATTTTCTTCCTAAGAAACTAAAAGAAATCGAAGATTCTACTTCATTTGTGACTGTAAAACATATTTCGCATAAGCAAATCCTTAAAATTCAAATCCCTCTCCCGCCACTTCCAATCCAAAAACAAATTGCTGAAATATTAGAACGAGCAGACAAAGCAAAACAAAAACGCAAAGAAGCAAACAAGCTAACAGATGAATTTCTGCAATCTGTATTTATAGAAATGTTTGGCGATCCAAATACTAATACAAATGGATGGGATACTGGGATTATTAATGATGCACTTGAATATTCTGATTACGGAACTTCAAATAAATCAAATCACGAGAAGTTAGGTTATCCAGTTCTGGGAATGGCTAACATAACCTATGAAGGGCAACTTGATTTAACAAAGCTGAGTTTTGTGGAATTGACAGATGATGAATTCAATAAATTAAAACTTGAACAAGGTGATATAATTTTCAATAGGACTAATTCAACAGAGTTAGTTGGGAAAACGACTTATTGGAACAAAAACCTTGATGCTGTTCTTGCCTCATACTTAGTGAAATTAAGATTAAATAAAAAATTCAATCTTGTAGTATTTTCATTCTTATTAAATACCACACACTTCAAAACGATGTTTATCAGTAGATGTAAGAAAGCGGTTGGTCAGTCAAATATTAGTCCAACATTGCTTAAAGAGTTTCCGATATATTTTCCACCACTCTCACTCCAACAACAGTTTGCAGAGATAGTAAATAAAACAGAAGCATTAAAAGAAAAACAAAAGCAATCTAAGCAGGAATTGGAAAATCTTTTTCAAAGCTTAATGCAAAAAGCGTTTAAAGGGGAGCTGGTTATATAAAGATTTGCAATTCTTCTATCCTTCCTAGCCAGCCAACGAAAATTATAAATAAAAAACAGTAGTTGATTAAAGCAGGATTTAAAGGAATTGTGAAATAAATTATTTACTAAGTTACCTTGCGCAAAAATGTAGAACGAAACCCTGTTTCGCTTTTTAAATGAATAATTTGAAGTGAATAGATTGAGCGATTCAGACTCGTCTGACAAGTCAGAGAATCGATCTACAATTTTTTATTTTGCGTAATGTGAATTACTAACTTTGGCAGGTTAGGTAAACTAATAAACTAATCTGGAATATAAATCCTTTCCAACCGGTTTTTATATTAAAATAAAAGCTATACTTATTAACAAGAATGAGCTGTACATTCGGGAATATACTGATCTTTCTGAAAGAAATTATTCATATCATTTGTAGGATAAGAACGGAGAATTATTAACCAGATGGGATAATGCTCCATATCATTCCGGATTGTTTAATTCACCACATCATAAACATTTCCCAAATAAAATAGAACCATCAGACGAGATAACTCTTCAGGATGTATTAAAAACCAGCTCTCAATTTTTGAAATAATTTACAGTTTTTTTTATCTGACTGAAATCTTTCAATGTTTTAAGATGCACCACCCAATGAGTCCCACTTTTGAAGGAAGTACAAATCGGGATTTTTTTAAGTTGTCAGCATTCCTTCCTTAGGAAAGAGCTTTAGAGAGAGCTTATTTGATGTATCCCAACGTAATTCCTTCTTCTCCAAAAGGTTTTGAAATCTCTTTTACTTTTGCAATGTTTTCTTTTTCAACAACTGCAATCAATCCAATTCCGAGATTAAAAACTTCTCGCATTTCTTCATCTGCTACGTTGCCGGTATGCTGTATAAGCTTAAAAGTTGGCTGCCATTCCCAGGCTTTCCAATCAATTTCTAACTCCAATCCTTTTGGAATTATTCGCTTCGTATTTCCTACAATTCCGCCGCCGGTTATATGAGAAAAACCTTTTATCTCAATATCTTCTTTCAACTTTGTAATAATAGGAAGATATGATTTATGCACTTTTAAAAGTTCTTCACCAAGTGTTTGATTAAATCCTTCCGGTACATCAGTTAGCTTAAATTTTTCTAATAAAACTTTTCTTGCAAGAGAGTAGCCGTTAGTATGCAGTCCATTTGATTTAAAACCAATTAGCACATCACCATCTTTTATATTTCTTCCATCAATTATTTTGGATTTTTCCACAACACCCACAATCGTCCCAGACATATCGTATTCATCCAAGGCATAAAAACCTGGCATCTCAGCAGTTTCACCACCAATTAAAGCACAACCATTTTGCCGGCACGCCACAGAAAATCCTTCAATTATTTTTTCTGCAATATCAGGATATAGTTTACCGAAGGCGAGATAGTCCATAAAGTAAAGTGGCTTTGCTCCACAGACAGCGATATCATTTACACAGTGGTTCACTAAATCCTGCCCAACAGTATCGTGTTTGTTCATAGCAAAGGCAATTTTTAATTTTGTGCCAACACCATCTACACTGGAAACAAGCACTGGTTCTTTATAATCAGATACAGGTAATTCATAAAAAGCACCAAAGTGACCTATATCCATCAATACGTTTTTGTTAAAAGTCGATTTAACGTGAGCTTTAATCCGGTTAACTGTTTCTTCCCCGGCTTTAATATCAACTCCGGCAGATTTGTAATTAGCTTCCATCTATCCTCAAAATTTTTTCTATGTGAAAGTTAAAGATTATAGGCTCTAAATCAAAAATGATTAAACGGATTTGTGAATTTTTTTGTAGAAATAAGCGTTTTATAGTTAATTTACAGCTTAGCACTCACTTATGATTAGTGCGAAAAATTTGATATATTTGCAATGGATTTCATCAAAATAAAATAAATAATTATGGAAATAGTCGAGCTAAATGATCGCGAAAAGACCATTTTGCGGAACATAATAAATCATTTTCTTCTAACAGCAAGCCCAGTTGGTTCCAGGAACTTAACCAGGAAATACAATCTTGGTTTTTCCCCAGCAACCATAAGAAATATTATGGCGGACCTTGAAGAAGATGGATTCCTCGATCATCCACATACTTCTGCAGGGCGAGTGCCAACTGATAAGGGTTATCGTTATTACGTCAATTCTTTGATGGATCCTCCGTTTCTGGAAAATGATGAAAAAGAAATTATAAGACACGAATTAAAATCCTTTACTGACGAAACTGACGAACTCTTTAGAATAACTTCAACGCTGTTAAGTAATATTACAAATCAACTTGCTTGCGTAACTTATCCAAAAATTGATACCGGAATTTTAGAGAGACTTCAAATAGTTCAGCTTACTGCATCACGCATTCTGGTTGTGGTTGCTATAAAACTTGGTATGGTAAAAACTATTACTCTTGAATTGAAAGCGGAAATAAATCATAACCACATTGCATTTGTTGAAAGACTTTTAAATGAAAGATTAGCTGGATTAACATTTACAGAAATCCGCAATACTTTTGTAGATAGATTTAAGGACGTTGCCGAAACATATCGCCCTACAATCAGAGTTTTTGTAGACTCGGCTGAAAAGATATTTACAAATGTTAGCAGATCTGAAAAGGCAGTTATAACCGGAGCAAGAAATATTCTTAAGCATCCAGAGTTTGTGGATCATGATCACTTCCAAAATATTATAGAATTGATTGAAGATAAAGATGTAATAATTCAATTCATTGATTCAAAAATTTCGGATGACCATGTTATTGTAAAGATTGGTGGTGAAAATGAATCCCAATTGTTTACCGATTACAGCATGATCAGCAAAGAATACAAAGTTGGTGATGCTAAAGGTACGCTTGGTATAGTGGGTCCAAAACGTATGCAATACTCAAAAATAATTGCCATTGTAGAATTTGTAGCAGAATTTCTATCCGATTATTTGAGAAAGGGGAGTTCTTAATAAATAGTTTATATAAATTAAAAACCTTATTGAGGAGAACCGATGATAAAAGGCAAAAATGAAAATAGAGATAAAAACAAAGAAGATGAAAATAAAATTAATATTGAGAGAACTAAAAAGGAAGACTCGACGCAATCTGATGAAAAAAATGAAAACAAGAATTTAGATGAGAAGCAGGAAGCGGACTCAGAATTACAAAAATCAATTGAAGAAATTTACATTAAAGAATTAGAAGAATTGAAAAATAAAAACGAAACTCTGGAAAAGGAATTAGCAGGCTACAAAGATAAAGTTCTTCGTAAAGCGGCTGAGTTTGAAAACTACAAACGCAGGACAGAAAGCGATCAGCTAAATTTAATAACTTACGCTGCAGAATCCTTCATCCTAAAAATCTTACCAGTTTATGATGATTTGGAACGCTCGCTTAAACATTTGGATGATGAAAATACTGTTGAAGCTGTTAAAGAGGGATTGAAAATGGTTTATACCAAATTTAGTAAATTACTGGATGAGCAAGGTGTAAAGAAAATTGATGCGAAAGGAAAACCATTTGATGTCAATTTTCATGAGGCATTGATGCAGAGAACAGTGGAAGGTGTTGAACCTCATACCGTGTTGGAAGAAGTTGAAGCTGGTTATATGTACAAAGATAAAGTGATTCGGCATACAAAAGTAATTGTATCTGATGATGGCACCGCATCATAATTTATGAATTGTGAATAATGTACTTTGCATTTTTAAAAATTATTATTTTTTATGGAAGTAAAACACTGAGATGGATAAAAGAGATTATTACGAGGTTTTAGGTGTTGGCAGAAATGCTACCCAGGAAGAAATTAAAAAAGCTTATCGGAAGCTTGCAATGGAATACCATCCTGACAGGAATCCTGACAACAAAGAATCGGAAGAAAAATTTAAAGAAGCAGCCGAAGCTTATGAAGTTTTGAGCAACGATGAAAAAAAATCAAAGTATGATCGATTTGGTCACAGCGGATTACGTGGTGGGCAAGATTTCCATGGATGGAATAATGTTAATGATATCTTCTCCCATTTTTCAGATGTTTTTGGTGGTGCTTTTGGTGGCAGCTCTATCTTTGATGATTTCTTTGGTTCTTCAGGCTCGCAGGGAAGGGGAAGAAAAAGAGGAACTGGAACACCTGGCTCTGATCTGAAAGTCTCATTAAAATTAACAATGGAAGAAATTGCCGCCGGAACTACTAAAAAAATTAAAATTAAAAAATACTTGAAATGTGAGGAATGCAGCGGGACAGGTTCTAAAGGTGGCAGCTCTGTTAAAACTTGTCCGGTTTGCGGCGGGTCCGGTGAAGTAAGATCAGTAACACGTTCTGTCTTTGGTCAGTTTGTAAATATTTCAAGCTGTAATAATTGCGATGGTGAAGGAACTGTTATTGATACACCGTGTAAAACCTGTTCTGGAGATGGAAGAACTTACGGTGAAACTACAATTAAGATAAGTGTTCCAGCCGGTGTTTCAGATGGAAGTTATATGACATTACGCAGTGAAGGTAATGTTGGCAAAAGGAATGGAACGCCAGGAAATATTATAGTTATTTTTGAGGAATTACCCCACGAATTTTTTGTTCGTAATGGTGATGATATTATCTATGAGTTATTTTTAAGCTACCCGGAAATTGTACTTGGGACTGATGTTGAAATACCAACACTGAATGGAAAAGCAAAGTTAAAAATAGATGCAGGTACTCAACCAGGCAAATTTTTAAAGATGAGGGAAAAAGGAATTCAACATTTAAATAGGCACGGTGCAGGTGACCAGTTAGTAAGAGTTAATGTTCATGTTCCGAATAAAGTTAATTCCAAAGAAAAGGAATTGCTGAAAGAACTTTCTGAATTACCCAACATTAAAGTTCCGGTTTGACGGAATAATAAAATTTGGGTTCTGTTTTATCCAGCATTTCTTTAAAACCTTAAACGGTAAATAAAAGTTTATTATAAATTTGGTATATGGATAATGCAGTTTAAAAAACTTGCCAACCGAATTGGATTTACTGAAACTGAATTTAAGGTATTAGCTTTTCTATCTTTGGTGTTTGTTGGTGGATTGCTGATTAAATTTTACAATATTGATAAATCAGTTTATAAGAATTACGATTATACAAAAGCTGATAGTCTATTTCTGGCAAGTGATTCTTTAAAAGGAAATGAAGAAGAATCAAATGTTTCGATAGAAAAGAAAGATGAATATAAAAAAGAAGTGCTTGGTTTTGATGAGAGCAAACCCGCTAAGTATGAAAAAAAAGAATCCCTTTCTGAAAATAGTATAAATTTAAATACAGCTTCTAAAGATGAATTGATGAAACTTCCAGGTATAGGTGAAAAAACCGCCGTTAGAATTATTGAACAAAGAAATAAAACAGGGAGGTTTAGAAGTATTGAAGAATTGATGGAAGTGAAGGGAATTCAATCAACCAAACTTAATAAGATAAAAAATTACATTTACGTTAAATAACTGATTTAGGAAATCCACTTTAATGAAAAGAATAAATAAGTTATTAAAGTTTTACCCTTTAACTAATATTACAACATTAACCAATTGAAGCGCTAATGAAAACCATTCAAAACCACACCGGTATTAATATTACAAATTCCAAACTTCAATTAGTTGAAGTTATTTATTCAGATGGTGAATTTATTCTTGAAAATGTTGATGAAGAATATTTTCCTGAATTTCTTAACTTTGATGAAAAAAAAACAAAAGTAATTTCCATTTTACAAAATGCTTTAAATGAAATTACAATTCGCAATCCACTTAAGAGTAAATATTTTTCCTTTTCGCTTCCCCACAATTTATTCAATGTTGTACAACTTCCTATTGAAAATGCACTGCTTGAAAATGATCTTGCCGAGAACATTAAGTGGGAGTTTTCTGTTCTCTATCCCCACTTAAACAACGATGATTTGGTAATTCAATATCTGAAGGTTAATAAAGAAAATGGATGGGCGATTATCGCTGGTATTCTAAGAAAATATTTAGAGATATTAAATGATTTCTGTGATCAAAATAATGTCAAATTCCAATACCTGGATCATTCTCATTTTGCTTCCGACAATTTGCTCAATTATGAATCTTCGATCAATAATGACAGTTTTAATCTAAGCCTTTACTTAACAAAAGATTTTATTTCCATCGACTTGATTAAGAATAACTTGCCGGTTAAGTTTTATGTTTATCCGGTTAAAGCCACTTCAGAAATTATTCCTGAATTGAATCAATTTTTATTTTCAATCGGTTGGTCAAAGGATAATCAAAAACTGATTTCAAGAATTTATCTCGCAGGAGATTCTGTACCAGAGTCGTTGATTGTAAATCTGAAAGATATTTATGGTTTTGATATTTCCTTGCTGGATCCATTTGATAAGATTAAACACGGTAAAGCACTCCAAAACAACAAGAATATTTTTACAAGGGCAAATTCATTTACATCGGCAGCCGGTTTAGCATTTAGGATGATATAAACTTCTAATCAATTTGAATTATGGCGTCAACAATTAACCACCAATCTGCTTGTAAATCAATTTTTATTCTATGAGAATTATTTCCGGCAAATATGGTGGAAGAATTTTAAAAGTTCCAAGTACAAAATTTACTCGTCCAACTACGGACCGGGTAAGAGAAACATTATTCAATTTATTAAATAACAAGATTGATTTTAATGGAATTGAAGTACTGGATATATATGCCGGGTCAGGTTCACTCGGATTAGAAAGTTTAAGCCGCGGAGCATCTCACGTGGATTTTATAGAAAAGAATTTTCCCGTTTACAAAGTACTTAAGCAAAATATTACTTCAATTTTTGTTGATGAATTTTGTAAAATATTTAAAATGAATGCGCTTGATTTTTCAAAGGCAACTAATCATAAAAAGTACAATTTAATATTTGCAGATCCGCCATTCTTTAAAAATGATATTCATGAAGTTATGAAAAATCTTTTAACTAAAGATTTTCTTTTGGATGATGGTTTGATCGTTGTTGAGCGTTCTATTCAAACAAAAGAAAAAGATGTTGAGAATTTTGGAATAGAACCATTTAAAAAAATTGGTGATACTTTACTTTATCAATTTGAAAAGACATAATATTTTTAACTTAGATATTGTATCGAGTACTTTAAATAATTATTATTGTATCAGGAAAAATTCTTCGGAATCAGCTATTTGAAATATGATTTTAACTTTCATTATAAATGATAACTGACAACCGTACAACAATTTTTGTAATTATGAGAATACAAAATGCGCAAAGTAATTTACCCCGGTACCTTCGATCCGGTAACATTTGGTCACATTGATATTATCAAACGAGCAAGGGATTTGTTTGATGGTGTTATTGTTACTGTTGCTGTTAATCCAAATAAAACAGGCAACCTGTTTACTGTTGAACAACGAATTGATCTATTAAAGGAAAGTCTTAAAGAGTATGATAAAGTGTTAGTTGATTCGTGCAGCGGATTAACAGTAGACCATGCAAGGAAAGTTGGGGCGATTGGGATAATAAGAGGTTTGCGTGCAGTTAGCGATTTTGAATTCGAGTTCCAGATGGCGCTGATGAATAGAAAACTCGCCGGAGATATTGCAACAATCTTTCTTATGCCTCACGAAAAATATACTTATTTAAA
The Ignavibacteriales bacterium DNA segment above includes these coding regions:
- a CDS encoding restriction endonuclease subunit S yields the protein MKKSESGWQVKYFGEVASVKTGYPFDSKLFNEVEGFPIIRIRDIKRGATSTYYKGEILQDYLIKKGDYLIGMDGEFNLAEWKSEEALLNQRACKIVFDDQLINPKYGFYFLPKKLKEIEDSTSFVTVKHISHKQILKIQIPLPPLPIQKQIAEILERADKAKQKRKEANKLTDEFLQSVFIEMFGDPNTNTNGWDTGIINDALEYSDYGTSNKSNHEKLGYPVLGMANITYEGQLDLTKLSFVELTDDEFNKLKLEQGDIIFNRTNSTELVGKTTYWNKNLDAVLASYLVKLRLNKKFNLVVFSFLLNTTHFKTMFISRCKKAVGQSNISPTLLKEFPIYFPPLSLQQQFAEIVNKTEALKEKQKQSKQELENLFQSLMQKAFKGELVI
- the coaD gene encoding pantetheine-phosphate adenylyltransferase → MRKVIYPGTFDPVTFGHIDIIKRARDLFDGVIVTVAVNPNKTGNLFTVEQRIDLLKESLKEYDKVLVDSCSGLTVDHARKVGAIGIIRGLRAVSDFEFEFQMALMNRKLAGDIATIFLMPHEKYTYLNSSLIRNLASLKSDVSDFVPPCVSAALINKFA
- the dnaJ gene encoding molecular chaperone DnaJ; this translates as MDKRDYYEVLGVGRNATQEEIKKAYRKLAMEYHPDRNPDNKESEEKFKEAAEAYEVLSNDEKKSKYDRFGHSGLRGGQDFHGWNNVNDIFSHFSDVFGGAFGGSSIFDDFFGSSGSQGRGRKRGTGTPGSDLKVSLKLTMEEIAAGTTKKIKIKKYLKCEECSGTGSKGGSSVKTCPVCGGSGEVRSVTRSVFGQFVNISSCNNCDGEGTVIDTPCKTCSGDGRTYGETTIKISVPAGVSDGSYMTLRSEGNVGKRNGTPGNIIVIFEELPHEFFVRNGDDIIYELFLSYPEIVLGTDVEIPTLNGKAKLKIDAGTQPGKFLKMREKGIQHLNRHGAGDQLVRVNVHVPNKVNSKEKELLKELSELPNIKVPV
- a CDS encoding helix-hairpin-helix domain-containing protein; its protein translation is MQFKKLANRIGFTETEFKVLAFLSLVFVGGLLIKFYNIDKSVYKNYDYTKADSLFLASDSLKGNEEESNVSIEKKDEYKKEVLGFDESKPAKYEKKESLSENSINLNTASKDELMKLPGIGEKTAVRIIEQRNKTGRFRSIEELMEVKGIQSTKLNKIKNYIYVK
- the hrcA gene encoding heat-inducible transcriptional repressor HrcA, whose product is MEIVELNDREKTILRNIINHFLLTASPVGSRNLTRKYNLGFSPATIRNIMADLEEDGFLDHPHTSAGRVPTDKGYRYYVNSLMDPPFLENDEKEIIRHELKSFTDETDELFRITSTLLSNITNQLACVTYPKIDTGILERLQIVQLTASRILVVVAIKLGMVKTITLELKAEINHNHIAFVERLLNERLAGLTFTEIRNTFVDRFKDVAETYRPTIRVFVDSAEKIFTNVSRSEKAVITGARNILKHPEFVDHDHFQNIIELIEDKDVIIQFIDSKISDDHVIVKIGGENESQLFTDYSMISKEYKVGDAKGTLGIVGPKRMQYSKIIAIVEFVAEFLSDYLRKGSS
- a CDS encoding Fic family protein, producing the protein MKSFQNNYIESIPITHNVLQTIRLIGEFKGKQDLFKEQSPQLLETLKQTAIIQSIESSNRIEGISAPLERIKAIVAEKTTPANRSEQEIAGYRNVLNTIHSSYEHIPITSNIVLQFHRDIYALSAMPGGNWKATENEIAEVYPDGSKVVRFKPVSAFETPSAMDTLNTLYKSEMDRSQLEPLLIIATYVFDFLCIHPFNDGNGRMSRLLSLLLLYKSGYEVGRFISLEKLIEDNKESYYDALNKSSQGWHEGKHNLLPWWEYFLGILLKAYRDFESRVGLISSARGGKTAIVLDVIKNLNGEFTVQDLLDKCPTIKIDLIRKVLQKERDKGRVDCSGRGPDAKWRKL
- the purM gene encoding phosphoribosylformylglycinamidine cyclo-ligase, giving the protein MEANYKSAGVDIKAGEETVNRIKAHVKSTFNKNVLMDIGHFGAFYELPVSDYKEPVLVSSVDGVGTKLKIAFAMNKHDTVGQDLVNHCVNDIAVCGAKPLYFMDYLAFGKLYPDIAEKIIEGFSVACRQNGCALIGGETAEMPGFYALDEYDMSGTIVGVVEKSKIIDGRNIKDGDVLIGFKSNGLHTNGYSLARKVLLEKFKLTDVPEGFNQTLGEELLKVHKSYLPIITKLKEDIEIKGFSHITGGGIVGNTKRIIPKGLELEIDWKAWEWQPTFKLIQHTGNVADEEMREVFNLGIGLIAVVEKENIAKVKEISKPFGEEGITLGYIK
- the rsmD gene encoding 16S rRNA (guanine(966)-N(2))-methyltransferase RsmD, which encodes MRIISGKYGGRILKVPSTKFTRPTTDRVRETLFNLLNNKIDFNGIEVLDIYAGSGSLGLESLSRGASHVDFIEKNFPVYKVLKQNITSIFVDEFCKIFKMNALDFSKATNHKKYNLIFADPPFFKNDIHEVMKNLLTKDFLLDDGLIVVERSIQTKEKDVENFGIEPFKKIGDTLLYQFEKT
- a CDS encoding class I SAM-dependent DNA methyltransferase, translated to MLTNGNNLKQKIDSLWDKFWSGGISNPLTAIEQMSYLIFLKRLEDIDNSNIASAKRRNEKFTSVFKGNENCRWSYWSQLPGEEMLRLVRDKVFEFLRNLGSETSSFTQHMRDAYFIVPRASLLQEAVNIIDDLHISEQNVDVQGDLYEYLLGQLATAGKNGQFRTPRHIIRMMVKLVDPKIGDRICDPACGTSGFLFNSYMHILEQNTSKDVLDYDEEGIPHHLIGDKISDKKLFKFLKTYALTGYDFDSTMTRIGAMNLMLHGIDNPNIRYTDTLSKAYNEKELYDIVLANPPFKGSIDETDVNPRFKTKTKKTELLFVELICDLLVTGGRAAVIVPDGVLFGTSNAHIDVRKILIDKCKLEGIISMPSGVFKPYAGVSTAVVVFQKGGITDNVWFYNMEADGFSLDDKRNKTDKNDIPDIIQHWNVGQFAESHNIRNSVSTYTKAIQVSVKDIRENKYDLSISRYKPIEYEEVVYEKSDVLMDKVLNLEKEIAEDIKSIKKMLS
- a CDS encoding nucleotide exchange factor GrpE; amino-acid sequence: MIKGKNENRDKNKEDENKINIERTKKEDSTQSDEKNENKNLDEKQEADSELQKSIEEIYIKELEELKNKNETLEKELAGYKDKVLRKAAEFENYKRRTESDQLNLITYAAESFILKILPVYDDLERSLKHLDDENTVEAVKEGLKMVYTKFSKLLDEQGVKKIDAKGKPFDVNFHEALMQRTVEGVEPHTVLEEVEAGYMYKDKVIRHTKVIVSDDGTAS